Within the Nitrospirota bacterium genome, the region CAAGAAGGGAAGCAAGCACCACCACATAGATATGAACCTTCCCTCGCTGAAAAAGCCGAGAGTGGATGGTAAAGGGACCAAATACATCCTTGGTCACGGCTCAGGTATTTATGTTGAGACAAGGGATGTAGTTTTAAACGGTAAAGAATCAACGACAGGCTCCGGTGTGCCTAAGGCAGGCGTATTTGTGTTCCAGAATTTTATAATGTCTGTTCCGGGCACAAGCAAGAATGTAGACTTCTTCAATAAGCTTGAATATGTTGTAGTTGTTGACACGCATATGAGCGAAACTGCAGAGCTTGCCGATATTGTAATCCCCGGGTCGAACTACCTTGAGAGGTATGATTTTAATTCTCACTGGGTAACATGGCCGGTTATGGGTTTGAGGAAGCCTGTCGTGAAGTCTGTCATCAACGGCATGACCGAGGTTGAATTTGTCATGGCTCTTATGAAAAAGATGGGCATGAAGGATGATCATGGGCACAGCCCTGCCAGCTTTACATATGAAGCCTTGTACAAAGACGAATACGATGCTTGCGACTTCCCGAAAAAGACCAATATGGATTGGGAAGCGTACAAGAAAGTTTCTTTGGGGATGTTCGGAAAGACCGAATACGAGAAGTTTAAGAAGGTAGTCGCAATACCTGAAGGCGGCAGCGTTGACGAGAAAACTGGTTTGGTAAAAGGTAAGGACGGCAAATCTGTTGGCGTAAAGATCGGCGATAAAATTATGAAGGGATTTAATACGCCCACAAGGAAACTCGAGCTGACTTCAACATTCATGAAGAACAATAAATACAGCGGACTTCCTGAATACAGCGACCCTGAGGATAAGCCGACAAAGGAGTTCCCTCTGCATCTTATCAATTTCAAGCAGAACGAGCATACACACTCCAGAACATTCAACAACGATTATCTGATGGAGATGAAACCGGATAACCCCATAATCATTAATTCAGCAACTGCTGCAAAGCTTGGACTCAAGGATGGGGATGCAGTCTGGATAGAGTCAGCCTTTGCTAAGGCCAAGGGAACAGTTCAGGCAACAGAGAGGATACATCCGGAGGTTGTTGCTCTTCAGCACGGATACGGCCACTGGGCTATGGGGAAAATTGCTAAAGGGTCTTTAAATAAGACTAACAAGTGGTCTCCTGCCGGGACTGCCGACGGACAGTTCCTGCCGGGCAAGGCGGAAAAGTTCTCCGGCATGGCAGTTCACAAAGAAATCGGCGTGAAGATAATAAAGGCATAGGAGGTGATATAAATGGCTAAGAATTCTAATCAGATAGGCTGGTATTACAATGAGAATAACTGTATTGCATGCAGGGCCTGTGAGGCCGGCTGCAAGCAGGAATTCGATCTGCCCATAGGGGTAAGGCGCAGAAGGGTCATAATCAAGGAGGAAGGGAAATATCCGAATGTAAAGGTCAGATATATCTCTTCAGCATGTAACCATTGCGAGGAGCCTGCATGCTTGAAGGCATGTCCTGTTGGAGCGTACACAAAAGAGTCTGAGTTTGGCGCTGTACTGCACAATCAGGGGAAATGTATCGGCTGCAAGAAATGCATGGCTGCATGTCCTTATGGAGCGCCTCAGTTTGATGAGAAAAAGAAAAAGGTTGATAAATGCAGTTTGTGCTATCACAGGCTTAAAGAAGGTCTTCCTCCTGCGTGCGTGAGGACGTGCCCCGGTTATGCCCTGTGGCACGGTAAGATGTCAGACATTGAATCAGGGAAGGCATGTCCGGATGTCTACAAGAGACCTCTTAAGGACAAATTGCCGGGGTTTGCTGACCCTAAATTGACAATACCGTCAGTTAAGTTCTCTGAAAACAAGTAAAGGGAGTTTATGGTGGAGCGGGAAACCCCGCTCCACCATCTAAAAATGATGAATATCATGACGCTGGATTTATCAAGAACATTGAGTTTATTGGGCAGCATGTATTTATGCAAGCCATCTAAAGAGGCACTGGAGAACTGGAAGAAATTGCTCTCTGAAGATACTCCCTGTTTTTTGGCGGAATTTAAAAATGCCGTTAATGAAATAGACCTTCGCTCAAAAAAAGAGCTTGAAGATTTGCTCTGGGAATACACGAGGCTTTTTATCGGTCCGTATAAGCTTCCCTGCCCGCCGTGGGAGTCAGTCTATACATCCCCTAAAAAGCTGATGATGCAGGACGCACATGATGATGTCCGCGCATTTTATGCTGAAATGGGACTTGCTGTTAATGACCAGAATGTAATGTGTGACCATATTGGCGCTGAACTAAATTTTTTAGCTGTTTTGTATGAAAATATGGATGATTATCCTGAAAAAATATCTTATTATGAAGATTTAGCAAAACGCTTTCTTGTTGAGCATATTTTGAAGTGGGCGCCGCAATTTGCGGAGGACATGGAAAAGGCGGCTGATACGGCATTCTACAAGATGCTGGCATCGGCAACGAAACGTATGATCCAAGATTTAACAAAAGATTTAGAACTTACTGCAGAAAGCAAGAATTAACTAAACCACATGCCAATGTCATTTTTCAGTAAGACGGACATAGTATTGTGGGCTTTCTATAGAGCAGAGCGGATAAAATCCACAAAATGAAGCCTGTGAAAAAAGCAAACATAGACAGCGGTTGTTCTGATTTCGACAAATTGCTTGATGAATCCGTCAAAATCCACGGACATCTCTGTCCGGGACAGGTGCTTGGAGTGAAGATGTCCATGCTCGGACTCAGAGAGGTAGGGATTGAAGACCCGAAGGGCAAAGACAGGAAAAGCCTTATCGTGTTTGTTGAGATGGACAGATGCGCTACTGATGCAGTTCAGTCAGTGACAGGGTGCAGCCTCGGGCACAGGTCAATGAAATTTATGGACTACGGGAAAATGGCTGCGACATTCCTGAATCTCAAGACAGGCAAGGCAGTGAGAGTTGTGGCAAAAGAGGAAGCAAGGGAAAAGGCAAAAGAGTATTTCCCTGACATACAGGATAAATACAAGGCTCAGCTTGAGGCCTACAAGATAATGTCTGATAAGGAACTTTTCGAAACGATGAGCGTCAAGGTTGAGATAAAGCCTGAGGACCTGCCGGGCAGGCCGCTGAAAAGGATTCCATGTGATATGTGCGGAGAATATGTTCAGGATATGAGGGAGATGCATAAAAGCGGGAAGGTATTATGCAGGCCGTGCGCAGGAGGAGGGTATTACGCAATTGAAGACAAGCCTCATGGTAAATAATAAGGTGTCTGCTGAGCCTTTGAAAGAGGGCTTGACAGACAGGCAGGGTTTTTTATTACAATGCGTTATGCATAAAAGTCATAACGGAGATGTCATTGCGAGTCCCGATAAAATCGGGGCGAATCAATCTCTAAAGACGAGATTCCTCGCTGCGCTCGGAATGACAATGTGGGAGGATTTTTAAGTGGAAATTAAATCAAAATTATGGATAGAGGTTGATGGAGAGCCTGTTTTTGGAAGGGGCAGGAGGTTTCTGCTTCACGCGATAGATAAATACGGCTCTATAAATCAGGCGGCAAAAGAGATAAATATCTCTTACAGGAAGGCGTGGAGCTATATAAAGGCAATGGAGGAGAGGCTCGGCATAAAATTGGTAGATAGGCAGGCTGGCGGTAAAAACGGCGGCGGCGCAACACTTACAAAAGACGCCAGAAAGTTCTTGAAAAAATATGAACAGATGGAAGAGGGAATAAGGGAAATGGTTGATAAAAAATTCGGTAGGATATTTGGGAAATAATTGTCTATTTTGTCATTCCCGTGAAAACGGGAATCCAGCAGGAAATGGCATTTAACTAACATCTGGATTCCGCATCAAGTGCGGAATGACAACAAGAGGAGGCTGTGCTATGTGTGATATTCAGGATACTGATGCAAAGAACAGGTTAGGGGTTAAAACAATCCCTGTGACAGAAGCTGTCGGAACAGTGCTGGCGCATGACATTACAGAGATAAAGAAGGATGAATTTAAGGGCAGGGCCTTTAAAAAAGGGCATGTCATCAAAAAGAAAGACATAACCCATCTGCAGAAACTCGGCAAGGATAACCTGTTTGTTTTAAATGTTTGTCCTGACGATATGCATGAAGATGAAGCGGCTTATGCTCTGGCGAAGGCTCTTATAGGTAATGGAGTGGCAATAGAGGGAGAACCCAAGGAGGGCAAGATTAATATAATTGCTGAAAGAGACGGGCTTTTAAAGGTGGATAAAAATACCCTCACACAGTTTAATATGCTCGGGGACGTGATGTGTGCAACGCTCCATAGCAATACAGTGGTCAAAAAAGGACAGCTTGTCGGAGGAACGAGGGCAATCCCGCTTGTGGTTAAAAAGAGTGTAGTTGAGGAAGCGGTGAGGATTGCGAATAGCGCCAGGATGCAGGATACTCGCCTCAGGCGAGTCGCCGAAGAGACAGGATGCAGGATACAGGAGACCACCCCCCACAATCCCCCCTTGGTAAGGGGGGAATTAAAGGGGGGTCATCATGCATCTGGTGTCATTGAAGTAAAAGAGATTAGAAAGCTGAAAGTCGGCGTGGTCATTACAGGCAATGAGGTCTATTACGGAAGGATAAAGGATGCCTTTGCGCCTGTAATAACAAAGAAGATACAGGAACATGGCTGTGAGATTGTGGGGATATATTATGCGCCTGATGACGAAGCGTTGATAGAGGCAAGGCTCAGGGAATTAGTGGAAGCAGGCGCAGAACTGCTCATCACAACAGGAGGCATGTCTGTGGACCCTGATGATGTAACGAGATTTGCAATAAGGAAACTCGGCGCCGGCGCTATGGTCTATGGCTCTGCAGTGCTTCCGGGCGCAATGTTTTTAGTAGCATACCTTGAAAGAGCAGCAGCGCAGCAGAGCAGCAGAACAGCAGAACAGGGAATAAAAAAAGAAGATACTACTGCTCTACTGCGCTACTGCTCTACTGCGCTAATTCCTATCCTCGGCATTCCTGCCTGTGGTATGTATCATAAGACTACAATCTTTGATTTAATTCTCCCACGGGCGCTTGCCGGAGAAATAATCGGCAGGAAAGAGCTGGCAGAGCTTGGACATGGAGGGTTATGCTTTAATTGCAAGAAATGCGCTTATCCTATGTGTCCTTTCGGGAAGTGACGGCTCTTGAAAGAGTTAAGAGTTCTAAAATAAAATTCAAGATTCAAGATTCAAGATTCAAGAATTTTGAGTTTTGAATATTGAATTCTCACGAAGTGAGAGTTAAGAGTTCAGAAGGCAGCATGTGCTTTTTTTTACTGTTACACTCCTTGCAGGAGGCGGCCATATTCCCCTTTGTTGATTTTCCTCCGCGGATAATGGGGACGATGTGATCCATTGTGAGTTCTTTAGGGCTGAATTTTTTGTTGCAGTAATAACATCTGCCTTCCGAACATTTTCTTTTCCACCACTGGGATTTTCTGAGTTCACGGGCTTTTGCCCGTTCCCTCTTAATCTCCTCCTCTGTCACGCAAGAAATAAAAAACTCCATTTCAGTTTTTGATTTCACTCCAGAGCACGCTCCGGTTCCTTCCATTGTGCTTTGCATAGTAAAGCGCCTGATCAGCCTTCTCAATGAGTTCTTCTTTGGTTTTGGCGTCCGAAGGGGTGGTGGCTATGCCGATACTCAGCGTGACCCTGAGTGATGAGGTGTCTGAAGAAAAAGATGCATCCATAACAGCCTTCCTTAATCTCTCTGCTATGTCCATTGCCCCTTTGCTGTCTGTTCGCGGCAGTATTGCGGCAAATTCTTCTCCTCCGTACCGCGCGGGTATGTCTATGTCCCTTATTGCTTCTCTTATAATCTTTGAGACTTCTTTAAGCACGAGATCTCCTGATGGATGTCCGTAGGTGTCGTTTATTTTTTTAAAGAAGTCAATGTCTGCCAGAAGCAGAGAACTGGGTTCCGAGTATCTGCTTAATTTTTTAAGTTCTTCAGAGAGTTTTTCCTGAAAAACCCTGTGATTGAAAAGCCCGGTCAGGCCGTCTGTGGTTGCCAGTTTTTCTATCTCTGCATGCAATTTGGCGTTTGCGATGGATGTTGCCGCCTGATTGCACATTACTTTCAGCAGTTCTGTCTGGAATGTATCAAGAAAATGTGCTTTCTCGGAGGACATTACAAATAGCCCGAGCAGTTTGCTTTCATAAATCAAGGGTATGACAAAAATGGAGCGTATGTTTTCTGCGCTGAACGGCAGCACTGAAGCGCGGTAATCTTTCATGTCAGCCATGTAAATGGGAAGTCTGTTTTCAACCGCAATGTTAATGAATGTGCCTTTCAGATCAAAGCTGGTTTTGTTCCCGGATATGCTGCCTGTATGGTGTATTAACTCAAACTGTTTGCCTGATGCAATAAAGAGAAACGCATGCAGAGACGCAAGCTTTTCTGCCCCTTCGCAGAGTTTTTCAGCAATCACGTTTAAGTTGAGCGATGAAACAAGTTTGGAGCTTTCCTCATTCAATATCTTTAAGCCGTTGTAGTCGCGTTTAAGTTTTGGATAAATTCTTTCTCTCTCCATAATTCTGGCGAGGTGAGCGGCAAACATCTGCACTGCATTCCTGACTGGTTCGTTAAATGCGTGGTAAATGGAACTGTCAGCAGTAAGGACTCCTGTTAGTAGTGCATAGCCGTCCCTTACAGGCGCAGCAAGGATGGATAAAACCTTTTTATTTTTTATATAGCCGATTTCAGAGATGCTTTTGTTTATTTCGCCGGAGTAGAAAGTTTTTTTGTTTTTAAGACATTCAGCGATGATGCCTTTGCCGGTAACAATTATGTCGCCCTTTTCTTCAGTTGAGCATCTCAGCGAAAATTCTCCGCCTGAGGCGGACTGGTATGGCGTGAAAAGATTAACGGAATCAGCAAAGACCGCCTGTTTTATCGTGAGCAGAAGCTCTTTAATTTCTTCATCTGGTTTGAGCATCGATGTAAAATAGTCTGCTACAGCTTCATTGTTGCCTATTGCTTCCGTGTTTGTCTCAGGCATAGCCGCCGCAGCGTGCCTAATGGTTTTCAGTGCAGTATAATCTTTGCCTTTTCCCTTCCTGAACCTGTCAAATATTACAGAGGAAAGGACCGCTGTAAGCAGAAGTGAAGATGAAAAGGCAATTTCCGCAACAAATGTCTCATTCATGAATAAAGCCTTAAGCCTTAGAAGTATGACAAGAAAAGACAGAGGCACGACAGTCTGCCAGCTATAAAAAACAGATGCAGAGATAAGAAGGGGGAAATAAACCGGCTTTAGCCATATGAGGTTCAGGGCATTGATTATGCCCGCAAAAAGGAGCGCTATGGAAAAAAGAAACTCTACAGAGGCTTTTTTTCTTTTAGATGTGAAATGGAGTATCGAATATGCGATGGCTGTTGCTGTGCTGAACGAGAACCACAGGACCGGCCTTGCTGCAGGGAAATCTCTCAGGAGGCCAGCCCATGTTAAGACAAGACAAAGCAAGGGGACAGTCTTTTTTATCCAGAAGCCCTGCCCCTTTTTATCTCCTCTTCTCTGAAAAATTTTTTGTATAACACTTCCCACTCAGGACTCCCCTCGGATAATTTTCTTGAAAAGGATTGCAGTTTTTTTCTCACAGCTGAATCTATATCTTCGCCTATCTTTAATTCATTAACGATGATGCGTTTAATCTCGCGCCTTATTTTCCCTTCCTCATCGTTAAGGCCGATTAAATTCCTGTTGATAAGCCCCTGAAGAAGCACATGTGTGAGGTGTGTTATCTTTTCCTCAGAAAGCATCATAGAATGAGATTTCTCTCTTTCACGATCTTTTGTTTGGTCAAATCAAAGAGTTTCCTATAGTCAACTTTGCCGCGCTCTATCTCCGAGTTATGCTTTTTGAGCATTTCTCTTACCTCATCGTTAAGCCTGTCCTCTGCCATGAGTTCATCCATGATGAGTTCCTCTGTATTGGATAGTAACTGCTCTATCGGGATGCGCGGAGTGATAAGCTGCTTTGAAATAATGCCGTCTACGACTTTTTTAGTTATCAGAGACACCCATGTTTTGGGGATTCTCATGCCCTATTTTTCCACGAACGAAAGAAGCGCTATATTCCGGGCTCTCTTTATAGCCTCGGTCAGGCTTCTCTGATGTCTTGCGCAGGCCCCTGTCATCCGCCGCGGAAGAATTTTACCCTTGTCTGTGAGGTAATACCTCATAATCCTGATATCTTTGTAGTCTATGAACTCTGCTTTTTCCGAACAGAACCTGCAGAATTTTTTCCTTTGCATTCTTCTCTGCTGCAATGTTTTCTCCTTTCAATACATAACGTCATAAATCAATAACGTCATTCCCCGACTCGATCGGGGAATCCAGAAAACACTGGATTGTCCGGTCAAGCCGGACAATGATAAACTCATTACGACTTCTGTCGCTGTGTATATATGCTATTTTAGAACGGCTCTAAGTCCGTTGTTTCTTCAGGCGGAGCAACATCTTCGGGAGGTGCGGACTCTCCTCCTGCCTCCCCGCCGCCGGTTTTCTTTGATAGAAATCTGACTGAACTTGCAACGACTTCCATCCTGCTATGCTTCTGCCCATCCTTTTCCCAGCTTCTCTCCTGCAGCCTGCCTTCAACAAGCACGGATCTGCCTTTGCTAAGGTACTGGCCCGCGCTTTCAGCCTGCTTGCCGAATACAACTACACCGATGAAAAGAGTCTCGTCTTTGAGTTCGCCGTGCTGTTTTATTTTTGAATTGACAGCGATTCTGAATGAAGCTACTGCCGTGCCCTGCGGCGTATATCTGAGTTCAGGGTCTTTTGTCAGATTTCCTATTAATATTATTTTATTAAACACGGGCTAGGCCTCTCTCCTCGGAGAGTCGCCTGAGGCGACGTTTTTTTGCTCTGTTTTTTCATCCGCCGCGGCGGACGCGGCGGCTTCCGCAGAAGATGACTTCAATGCCGCCTCTGCCTGTTTCTTTTCCAGTTTAATGACCATGTATTTCACTACAGGGTCAAAGACTTTATAATAGTCTTCAAGCTTTTTTATTGCTGCTGAAGGCGACTTAAAGACAAGGAGAAGATAAAAGCCTTTTTTCTGCTTCTTAATTTCATAGGCGAGTTTCCTTCTGCCCCACACGTCAGTCTTCAAGATCTCTCCGCCGGAATTTGTTATGAGGTCTTTTATCTTGCCTGAGGCTGTCTCAATCTCTTCGTCGCCGAGAGATGCATTTAGGATTACGATGTTTTCATAGATGTTCATAAGAACACCTCCTTATGGATTTTCACCCCGAGCAGCTCGGGGGTTGTAGCCCTGTCCTCTAAGGAAGAGCAAGGAGTTGTTATTTATACCACAGAAGGCAAAATAAAATCAACCCGATCTACTCTTTAAGGAGGCTGTGCCTGGATTAAGGCAAGATTCACGGGTCTGTCAGAATAGGGGCTGAAGTCTCTCGGAGCGGATAGCCCCGCATGGGAATTTGCAAAAACTTTAATATATAGTGCTAACATCGGCAGTGTTACAGCGGTAGTTTAATATTGCCGAAAGACAGGCACAGCCTCCTTATGAATTCAGGAGTTCCCTGAGTTCTTTCCCAACCTTGAAGTGGAGCACCTTCTTGGCAGGCACGTCAACGCTTTCGCCTGTCTTGGGGTTTCTTGCCTTTCTCGGGTTCCTTGTCTTCAGCCTAAAATTCCCGAAGCCCCTTATCTCTATCTTTTCTCCCCTCTGAAGCGCTTCTTTTATACTGTCAAAAACCGTTTCCATTACTATCTCTGTCTGTTTCCTTGTAAGTCCTTCAACTTTTTCAGATACTTTGTCTACAAGAAGTGATCTTGTCATAATACCTCCTCTAAGAAAATTCAAAATTTAAAATGAAAAATTTAAAATCAACGAATTCTATATTTTTGATTTTGCCGTTTATTTTTACTTTTTAAAATACATTGGCCGGTGTTATAAAATCAAGCCTTTTTCTTCCTGCTCTCCCCGGCGAGTCCACCCGAGTGCGGATTGTTTTCTGCCCATACCTCTATCGCGAGTTCAGGACACATCTGGGCGCATAACGCGCATCCGGTGCATTTTCCCATGTGTTCGGGATGAGCAGTGAAATATCCCATTTTGTTGAATTGTCTTTCGATTGCTATAACTCCTTTAGGACAGGACATCACACAGTATTTGCAGCCTTTGCACAATTGTTTGTCTATTACGATTTTTCCTTTCATGCGCTCCTTTCAAGCAGTTCGCTGGCGTGTTTTAAAGATACATCAGTTATCTTGCCGCTGAGCATGCGCGCTATCTCAGCCATGCGTTCATCAGGAGTGAGCTCCTTTATTTTTACGGAAGTGCTGTCTTTTGTCTGAGATTTTTCTGTCATTATATGAAAATCCGCTGCTGATGCAATCTGAGGAAGGTGAGTTATACATATAACCTGATGAGCCTTTGAAAGCCTTTTTAATTTTATGCCTACGCTTTCAGCTGTTTTCCCTCCTATGCCGGCGTCAACCTCATCAAATATAAGCACAGGGATGCTGTCAACATCAGCAAGTATATTCTTTAGCGCAAGCATTATCCTTGAAAGTTCTCCGCCTGATGCAACCCTTGCCAGAGGTTTAAGAGGCTCTCCGGGGTTTGCTGAAAAAAGGAATTCAATTATATCAATACCTGCAGAGGACAGCGGAGACGGCCTGACGTCAACTCTGAATCCGGCCTTTTCAAATGCAAGCTCTTTCAGTATCTTTTCTACTGCTTTGCTTATGTCTTTTGCTGTCTGTTTTCTTTTTTCTGACAGATGTGTTGCTTCACTCAGGAGTTTTTCTTCTTTTTCTCCGAGTTGGCTTTCAAGCATATCAATTTTCTCATCAGA harbors:
- a CDS encoding integration host factor subunit beta, whose protein sequence is MTRSLLVDKVSEKVEGLTRKQTEIVMETVFDSIKEALQRGEKIEIRGFGNFRLKTRNPRKARNPKTGESVDVPAKKVLHFKVGKELRELLNS
- a CDS encoding DUF507 family protein, which codes for MRIPKTWVSLITKKVVDGIISKQLITPRIPIEQLLSNTEELIMDELMAEDRLNDEVREMLKKHNSEIERGKVDYRKLFDLTKQKIVKERNLIL
- a CDS encoding 4Fe-4S dicluster domain-containing protein, which codes for MAKNSNQIGWYYNENNCIACRACEAGCKQEFDLPIGVRRRRVIIKEEGKYPNVKVRYISSACNHCEEPACLKACPVGAYTKESEFGAVLHNQGKCIGCKKCMAACPYGAPQFDEKKKKVDKCSLCYHRLKEGLPPACVRTCPGYALWHGKMSDIESGKACPDVYKRPLKDKLPGFADPKLTIPSVKFSENK
- a CDS encoding ferredoxin family protein, whose translation is MKGKIVIDKQLCKGCKYCVMSCPKGVIAIERQFNKMGYFTAHPEHMGKCTGCALCAQMCPELAIEVWAENNPHSGGLAGESRKKKA
- a CDS encoding molecular chaperone TorD family protein yields the protein MVERETPLHHLKMMNIMTLDLSRTLSLLGSMYLCKPSKEALENWKKLLSEDTPCFLAEFKNAVNEIDLRSKKELEDLLWEYTRLFIGPYKLPCPPWESVYTSPKKLMMQDAHDDVRAFYAEMGLAVNDQNVMCDHIGAELNFLAVLYENMDDYPEKISYYEDLAKRFLVEHILKWAPQFAEDMEKAADTAFYKMLASATKRMIQDLTKDLELTAESKN
- a CDS encoding DUF507 family protein, which gives rise to MMLSEEKITHLTHVLLQGLINRNLIGLNDEEGKIRREIKRIIVNELKIGEDIDSAVRKKLQSFSRKLSEGSPEWEVLYKKFFREEEIKRGRASG
- the ssb gene encoding single-stranded DNA-binding protein, producing MFNKIILIGNLTKDPELRYTPQGTAVASFRIAVNSKIKQHGELKDETLFIGVVVFGKQAESAGQYLSKGRSVLVEGRLQERSWEKDGQKHSRMEVVASSVRFLSKKTGGGEAGGESAPPEDVAPPEETTDLEPF
- a CDS encoding molybdopterin-dependent oxidoreductase; the protein is MSDNRVITEEEKGIFEKTTGKEFTRRSFLKWASALAGAAVASGIMWDDKLGIFREAGAQEKHLKEGEWIYSNCNMCGGQSGIKVKVVNGRAVKIEGIANPNNIANISSNYEKAVGELGALYKDKDAAGRLCSKGNSGLRSLYDPDRLKTPMVRVGERGSGKWKAISWDEAVNKVAENLQKIKEKHGAESLAWFSEDHSFTHIQQDFCKIYGTPNYHNHANLCDVSRKASFKLLMGNERPLADFEDTSYALIFGWNPLGATKWILLPGIWNRGRAKGAKMVLVDPVCSQTAAKADEWVPIRPGTDGAMALAIGHVLIKKNLINKAFIDEWCVGFDEYAKYVADKTPEWAEKITSVPASTIEKIATEIGETAKAGKSVCIDVWSGPGHHTNATIGGYAIAILPALIGMIDKKGTMMEPDKKGSKHHHIDMNLPSLKKPRVDGKGTKYILGHGSGIYVETRDVVLNGKESTTGSGVPKAGVFVFQNFIMSVPGTSKNVDFFNKLEYVVVVDTHMSETAELADIVIPGSNYLERYDFNSHWVTWPVMGLRKPVVKSVINGMTEVEFVMALMKKMGMKDDHGHSPASFTYEALYKDEYDACDFPKKTNMDWEAYKKVSLGMFGKTEYEKFKKVVAIPEGGSVDEKTGLVKGKDGKSVGVKIGDKIMKGFNTPTRKLELTSTFMKNNKYSGLPEYSDPEDKPTKEFPLHLINFKQNEHTHSRTFNNDYLMEMKPDNPIIINSATAAKLGLKDGDAVWIESAFAKAKGTVQATERIHPEVVALQHGYGHWAMGKIAKGSLNKTNKWSPAGTADGQFLPGKAEKFSGMAVHKEIGVKIIKA
- the rpsF gene encoding 30S ribosomal protein S6, with the translated sequence MNIYENIVILNASLGDEEIETASGKIKDLITNSGGEILKTDVWGRRKLAYEIKKQKKGFYLLLVFKSPSAAIKKLEDYYKVFDPVVKYMVIKLEKKQAEAALKSSSAEAAASAAADEKTEQKNVASGDSPRREA
- a CDS encoding winged helix-turn-helix domain-containing protein, translating into MEIKSKLWIEVDGEPVFGRGRRFLLHAIDKYGSINQAAKEINISYRKAWSYIKAMEERLGIKLVDRQAGGKNGGGATLTKDARKFLKKYEQMEEGIREMVDKKFGRIFGK
- a CDS encoding GGDEF domain-containing protein, with translation MGSVIQKIFQRRGDKKGQGFWIKKTVPLLCLVLTWAGLLRDFPAARPVLWFSFSTATAIAYSILHFTSKRKKASVEFLFSIALLFAGIINALNLIWLKPVYFPLLISASVFYSWQTVVPLSFLVILLRLKALFMNETFVAEIAFSSSLLLTAVLSSVIFDRFRKGKGKDYTALKTIRHAAAAMPETNTEAIGNNEAVADYFTSMLKPDEEIKELLLTIKQAVFADSVNLFTPYQSASGGEFSLRCSTEEKGDIIVTGKGIIAECLKNKKTFYSGEINKSISEIGYIKNKKVLSILAAPVRDGYALLTGVLTADSSIYHAFNEPVRNAVQMFAAHLARIMERERIYPKLKRDYNGLKILNEESSKLVSSLNLNVIAEKLCEGAEKLASLHAFLFIASGKQFELIHHTGSISGNKTSFDLKGTFINIAVENRLPIYMADMKDYRASVLPFSAENIRSIFVIPLIYESKLLGLFVMSSEKAHFLDTFQTELLKVMCNQAATSIANAKLHAEIEKLATTDGLTGLFNHRVFQEKLSEELKKLSRYSEPSSLLLADIDFFKKINDTYGHPSGDLVLKEVSKIIREAIRDIDIPARYGGEEFAAILPRTDSKGAMDIAERLRKAVMDASFSSDTSSLRVTLSIGIATTPSDAKTKEELIEKADQALYYAKHNGRNRSVLWSEIKN
- a CDS encoding TraR/DksA C4-type zinc finger protein, which encodes MKPVKKANIDSGCSDFDKLLDESVKIHGHLCPGQVLGVKMSMLGLREVGIEDPKGKDRKSLIVFVEMDRCATDAVQSVTGCSLGHRSMKFMDYGKMAATFLNLKTGKAVRVVAKEEAREKAKEYFPDIQDKYKAQLEAYKIMSDKELFETMSVKVEIKPEDLPGRPLKRIPCDMCGEYVQDMREMHKSGKVLCRPCAGGGYYAIEDKPHGK
- a CDS encoding HNH endonuclease encodes the protein MEFFISCVTEEEIKRERAKARELRKSQWWKRKCSEGRCYYCNKKFSPKELTMDHIVPIIRGGKSTKGNMAASCKECNSKKKHMLPSELLTLTS
- a CDS encoding 30S ribosomal protein S18: MQRKKFCRFCSEKAEFIDYKDIRIMRYYLTDKGKILPRRMTGACARHQRSLTEAIKRARNIALLSFVEK